The proteins below come from a single Egibacteraceae bacterium genomic window:
- a CDS encoding sialidase family protein: MRAVVGLGVALLLASPVVLGLGVVQASTQDGGGSEAQQPAATAAVQVTSNADPARAHASPQIARNPETGELVVAETDFRTEWTCNVHISGDEGRTWTRGGDPMLEPWTDCAGDPDANVNSWVHFDSDGVLHLVFAANDPAEREHAREDRQRHVFHARSEDSGRTFETTTVWEAPEAGELPGGGNRNVRTWVAVDPNDPDRVYVSWMNWWEVDGETQNRAMLAASDDSGATFGEPVSLGEEGTSWYEARPVVDSEGAVHVVYHSRHYTDADGEWLVRSAYHEMSTDHGATWSDPQLVDEGGKGTGFARKWGLSIDSDTDTLYVVWYGHRDPEAEAPDEHPSILLRVSTDSGETWSEPRTVNDELDGVPNYHPGMAVAPNGRLDIAWLDFRNSVDPTDRGGLQDVFYSYSTDGGETFSADARVTDRQIDRRFGIWSNSVDVHAPVGITATDDATYFVWQDTRNGRELGQAEDVYFAALYHDGDGAATSDAAGLPSWAWGGSGLAIGMGLAMLIAVGLLRRRQPQSAL, translated from the coding sequence ATGCGGGCAGTGGTCGGGTTGGGCGTCGCGTTGCTGCTGGCGTCGCCGGTGGTGCTCGGGCTTGGTGTGGTGCAGGCAAGCACCCAGGACGGGGGTGGATCGGAAGCGCAGCAACCTGCGGCCACCGCCGCGGTCCAGGTCACCTCGAACGCCGACCCCGCCCGGGCCCACGCGTCGCCGCAGATCGCCCGCAACCCCGAGACCGGGGAGCTCGTCGTCGCCGAGACCGACTTCCGCACGGAGTGGACGTGCAACGTCCACATCTCGGGTGACGAGGGCCGCACGTGGACACGCGGGGGCGACCCGATGCTTGAGCCGTGGACCGACTGCGCCGGAGACCCCGACGCCAACGTCAACTCGTGGGTGCACTTCGACTCGGACGGCGTGCTGCACCTGGTCTTCGCCGCCAACGACCCGGCCGAGCGGGAGCATGCCCGAGAGGACCGCCAGCGCCACGTGTTCCACGCCCGCTCCGAGGACTCGGGCCGGACGTTCGAGACGACCACCGTGTGGGAGGCGCCAGAGGCGGGCGAGCTGCCCGGCGGCGGAAACCGCAACGTGCGGACCTGGGTGGCGGTGGACCCCAATGACCCCGATCGCGTCTACGTCTCCTGGATGAACTGGTGGGAGGTCGACGGTGAGACGCAGAACCGGGCGATGCTGGCCGCTTCCGACGACAGTGGGGCGACGTTCGGCGAACCGGTCAGCCTCGGGGAGGAAGGCACGAGCTGGTACGAGGCGCGGCCCGTGGTGGACAGCGAGGGTGCGGTCCACGTGGTCTACCACTCGCGGCACTACACCGACGCCGACGGCGAGTGGCTGGTCCGCTCGGCCTACCACGAGATGTCGACGGACCACGGCGCGACGTGGTCGGACCCCCAGCTGGTCGACGAGGGCGGCAAGGGCACGGGCTTCGCCCGCAAGTGGGGCCTGTCGATCGACTCCGACACTGACACCCTCTACGTCGTGTGGTATGGCCACCGGGACCCCGAGGCCGAGGCGCCCGACGAGCACCCGAGCATCCTGCTGCGCGTGTCGACCGACTCGGGTGAGACGTGGAGCGAGCCGCGCACGGTCAACGACGAGCTCGACGGCGTCCCCAACTACCACCCGGGCATGGCGGTGGCGCCCAACGGACGCCTGGACATCGCGTGGCTGGACTTCCGCAACAGCGTGGACCCCACGGACCGCGGCGGCCTGCAAGACGTCTTCTACAGCTACTCCACCGATGGTGGTGAGACCTTCTCCGCCGATGCGCGCGTGACCGATCGCCAGATCGATCGGCGGTTCGGGATCTGGTCCAACAGCGTCGACGTGCACGCGCCCGTGGGGATCACCGCGACCGACGACGCGACGTACTTCGTGTGGCAGGACACCCGCAACGGGCGCGAGCTCGGGCAGGCAGAGGACGTCTACTTCGCCGCGCTCTACCACGACGGCGACGGCGCAGCGACCTCGGATGCCGCGGGACTGCCCTCGTGGGCGTGGGGCGGCAGCGGGCTCGCCATCGGTATGGGCCTGGCCATGCTGATCGCGGTGGGCCTGTTGCGACGTCGGCAGCCCCAGTCCGCGCTCTGA
- a CDS encoding TfoX/Sxy family protein, with protein sequence MAYDTELADRVRDALAAAGADATERSMFGGLAFMVGGHMTVGLIRDDLMVRVGREGYDDALSSPSARPMDFTGRPMTGMVLVAHTSLDDATLDSWVRRGLAFTTTLPPK encoded by the coding sequence GTGGCCTACGATACGGAACTCGCGGACAGGGTACGAGACGCGCTCGCCGCGGCGGGCGCCGACGCCACCGAGCGGTCGATGTTCGGCGGCCTGGCGTTCATGGTGGGCGGACACATGACGGTGGGGCTGATCCGCGACGACCTGATGGTGCGCGTCGGGCGTGAGGGCTACGACGACGCGCTCTCCAGCCCATCGGCCCGTCCCATGGACTTCACCGGCAGGCCCATGACCGGCATGGTCCTCGTCGCGCACACCAGCCTGGACGACGCGACGCTGGACTCCTGGGTTCGACGCGGTCTCGCGTTCACCACCACCCTGCCGCCAAAATGA